One segment of Nostoc piscinale CENA21 DNA contains the following:
- a CDS encoding TonB-dependent siderophore receptor, producing MKIDQLFHSLLLTSAIVCLIGTAVKAEDVEEDGIVQPLALKGEELRDEKLTNNIPQLNEIKLPGTSAWMLVQTPTTPTNPEPSSQTQVVPITGVKATPTDKGVEIILETTVGEQLQVINRSSGNNFIADIPNAQLRLPSGDTYTFRSDKPLAEITEITVTNIDANTVRVTVVGEKAAPTVELFDDNTGLIFAVASTTTAMQPSETQPPPEQPASETPSETSSETPTAPPDEPIELVVTGEQDRYRVPEASTVTRTDTPLRDVPQSIQIIPQEVLRDQRADTSTALLNAPSVRNSAPSNFDSLRLRVRGFLSQPTLDGIKETNGLGSNVGPDLTGIERIEVLQGPNSVLFGSTSPGGTVNFVTKQPLRDPYYFVEATVGSFDFYRGEIDLSGPLDEDKKALYRLNASYRDQGFFTDRSQTRNLVIAPVLSLALTENTNLSIESTYKYLQQEDYNLGLPALGTIFTNPNGQIPRSRITNEGNLDVTNARIGYRLEHKFNENWSINNSFRYGYLNYDASGVNIGTRLLSDNRTLLRTSNDSNDRYRDYRLTTNVIGKFDTGSIKHQLLFGVDLGRLNNTLKFTGRSGAPIDIFNPIYGQPRGDVTFELDTKTVTDELGIVLQDQVAIADNLKLLVSGRFDVFTQTDQDFLAGTETSQTVSAWSPRVGIVYQPIQPISLYANYSRSFEPAIGRAFDGSDFEPTRGTQYEVGIKADLNSRLSTTLAFYDITQSNVLTDDPDNLGFSIQTGEQRSQGLEFSITGEILPGWNVFASYAYNDARVTADNSIPVGNRVLQTTPHAASLWTTYEIQRGNLQGLGFGLGLFYVGDRAGDTGNTFEVPSYLTTNAAVFYKQDGFRAAINIRNLFDVNYFENSFNRFRVSYGEPFTIQGTISWTF from the coding sequence ATGAAAATAGACCAATTATTTCACAGCCTTCTGCTGACAAGTGCGATTGTTTGTTTGATTGGCACTGCCGTTAAAGCCGAGGACGTAGAAGAAGATGGAATAGTCCAACCCTTAGCTCTCAAGGGAGAAGAGTTGAGAGATGAAAAATTAACAAACAACATTCCCCAACTGAACGAAATCAAATTACCTGGGACTAGCGCCTGGATGTTGGTACAAACACCAACCACCCCTACAAATCCAGAACCCAGCAGTCAAACTCAAGTTGTACCAATTACAGGAGTCAAAGCAACTCCCACAGATAAAGGTGTGGAGATCATTTTAGAGACTACTGTTGGAGAACAACTACAAGTCATCAATCGTAGTAGCGGTAATAATTTTATTGCAGATATTCCTAATGCTCAGTTGCGTTTACCATCGGGAGATACTTACACATTTCGCTCTGATAAACCCCTAGCAGAAATTACTGAAATAACAGTTACAAATATTGATGCCAACACTGTGCGCGTGACTGTGGTGGGAGAGAAAGCAGCACCGACAGTTGAGTTGTTTGATGATAATACAGGTTTGATTTTTGCTGTAGCATCGACAACAACAGCAATGCAACCCAGCGAAACACAGCCACCTCCAGAACAGCCAGCCAGTGAAACACCCTCAGAAACTTCTTCCGAAACACCAACAGCACCACCGGATGAACCGATTGAGTTGGTAGTAACAGGAGAACAAGATAGATATCGTGTGCCGGAAGCGAGTACGGTGACGCGGACGGATACACCACTACGGGATGTTCCCCAATCGATTCAGATTATTCCGCAAGAAGTGTTGCGGGATCAACGGGCTGATACTTCCACTGCGCTTTTGAACGCTCCAAGTGTACGTAACTCCGCACCTTCTAACTTTGACTCATTGAGGTTGCGAGTAAGAGGATTTCTCAGCCAACCTACTCTTGATGGGATTAAAGAGACTAATGGTTTAGGCTCTAACGTTGGGCCTGATCTGACCGGAATTGAAAGAATCGAAGTTTTACAAGGCCCCAACTCGGTTTTATTTGGGTCAACATCTCCAGGAGGAACAGTCAACTTTGTCACAAAACAGCCTCTACGAGATCCTTACTATTTTGTCGAAGCAACTGTAGGTAGTTTTGACTTTTATCGTGGTGAGATCGATTTGTCTGGGCCATTGGACGAAGATAAGAAAGCTCTATATCGGCTGAACGCATCTTATCGGGATCAAGGGTTTTTCACTGACCGCAGCCAAACGAGAAACTTAGTAATTGCGCCTGTTTTAAGTCTGGCATTAACCGAAAATACGAATCTGAGCATTGAATCAACTTATAAGTATTTGCAGCAAGAAGACTACAATTTGGGCTTACCTGCATTGGGAACCATCTTTACAAATCCTAATGGTCAGATACCCCGGAGCCGGATTACAAATGAAGGCAACCTGGATGTGACAAATGCCAGGATTGGATATCGGTTAGAGCATAAATTTAATGAGAATTGGTCGATTAATAATTCCTTTCGATATGGATACCTGAACTATGATGCTTCTGGGGTCAATATCGGTACTCGACTTTTGAGTGATAATCGTACACTCCTGAGAACATCCAACGATTCTAATGATCGGTATCGTGACTATAGATTAACGACGAATGTAATTGGTAAATTTGATACAGGTTCAATCAAGCATCAATTACTATTTGGTGTTGATTTAGGCAGGCTGAACAATACCTTAAAATTTACAGGTAGATCAGGCGCACCCATTGATATTTTTAATCCTATTTACGGTCAACCGCGTGGAGACGTGACATTTGAGCTTGATACCAAGACAGTAACTGATGAGCTTGGGATTGTCTTACAAGATCAAGTGGCGATCGCAGATAATTTAAAGCTACTCGTAAGTGGCCGATTTGATGTCTTTACCCAAACTGACCAAGATTTTCTTGCTGGCACAGAAACCAGTCAAACTGTCAGTGCTTGGAGTCCGCGTGTGGGCATTGTATATCAGCCAATCCAGCCGATTTCTCTATATGCCAATTACAGTCGTTCCTTTGAGCCAGCGATTGGTAGAGCCTTTGATGGTAGTGATTTTGAGCCTACAAGGGGTACACAGTATGAGGTTGGGATCAAAGCAGATTTGAATAGTCGGCTTTCGACTACCCTAGCTTTTTATGACATTACCCAATCGAATGTTTTAACTGACGATCCCGATAACCTCGGCTTTTCGATTCAAACTGGAGAACAGCGCAGCCAAGGTCTGGAATTCAGCATTACCGGGGAAATTTTACCGGGATGGAATGTCTTTGCTAGTTATGCCTATAACGATGCTCGTGTGACAGCAGATAATAGCATTCCTGTTGGCAATCGCGTACTCCAGACAACTCCTCATGCTGCTAGTTTATGGACAACCTACGAAATTCAACGAGGCAATTTGCAGGGTTTAGGTTTTGGTTTGGGATTGTTTTATGTAGGCGATCGCGCGGGAGATACCGGGAATACATTTGAAGTCCCCAGCTATTTAACAACTAATGCTGCTGTCTTCTACAAACAAGACGGATTCCGTGCGGCAATCAATATCAGAAACCTCTTTGACGTAAACTATTTTGAAAATTCTTTCAATCGTTTTCGAGTTTCTTATGGTGAGCCATTTACAATTCAAGGCACTATTTCTTGGACGTTTTGA
- a CDS encoding non-ribosomal peptide synthetase — protein sequence MNQYSHSFQPSDVFSATSYTNDEFRLSKCSTVVELLGLRSSTQGNQDIFTFLLDGETEQAQLTYQELDRLARRTAAQLQAMGLAGERALLLYPAGLDFLIAFFGCLYAGVVAVTAYPPRNQRNTPRIQAIAQDAQAAIALTTTDILSNVQSLMSQKTDLTSLQWLTTDNIAPGIEDNWQQPHIDRNSLAFLQYTSGSTGTPKGVMISHGNLLHNAQTTRQFMEHSPASKFVTWLPMYHDMGLIGGILQPLYGGFPCIIMPPAAFLQRPYRWLQAISHYRGTTSGGPNFAYDLCVQKITPEQKATLDLSSWNVAFNGAEPIRHDTLERFAEAFAECGFRKEAFYPCYGMAETTLMVTGVKKAAPPKIKALQKSALASHQVVESPAVGGDDTSYFVGCGQIIPDQKVVITNPDTLKTCQPDEIGEIWVAGLSVGQGYWHRPAETAETFGAYLADTGEGPFLRTGDLGFLQDGELFITGRAKDLIIIRGRNLYPQDIELTAERSHSSLRLGANAAFTILVNHEEKLVVVQELEFRAKPNLETVINAIRQAVTEEHEVQVYGVVLIKPGTICKTSSGKIQRRATRAQFENGELSIVASNIIKTSDLVQESIQLQHSQLLTLAIQERQTVLEQYLIAQIANILAIAPDNISPQAPFSTLGLDSLKVFELKNRVEVDLEVEISIADLFEGMSPRSLAAKILTQITAAAFIPAVPLKPIPQAEVYPLSFAQQRLWFLDRLQPGNPAYNISLAVNLQGELDIILLEQSLNEIVRRHEALRTTLNVVNGQPVQIITPSLKLFLSVIDYQKHIASPVQQFLTEQSQQPFDLTKGPLLRAELLRLAPQEHILLLEMHHIISDGWSSEVFLQEIASLYKAFLTGTASSLPEISIQYKDFAHWQRQWLQGEILQTQLSYWKKQLQDIPTALQLPTDRPRPTVQTSNGAQQSLELSEVLINRLKAITHQKGVTLYMLLLAAFQTFLYRYTRQDDIAVGSPIANRNRDEIKGLIGFFVNTLVLRTDLSGDPTFDELLKRVKKVALEAYTHQDLPFDQLVEAVQPERDTSRTPLFQVMFNIQDYSNLPEMPGLAVSWVKIDTKTAQFDLSLSIDITHQGVAASFHYNTDLFDAATIAKMLRHFENLLSGIAADSQTRLSNLPLLSEVDRQELLEFSTNQSQISNYQPQPCIHQQFAAQVEQTPDAVAVIFGNQSLTYRELNQRSNQLANYLKTLGVRPEVLVGICIERSLEMVVGLLAILKAGGAYLPLDPAYPQERLALMLKDAQVSVLLTKSTQAEKLPEHQAQVICLDTDWEIISRESPENPIHQTQPENLAYVIYTSGSTGKPKGVMIQHYSLSSYINTACMEFGLKASDRILQFASISFDTAAEEIFPCLVCGASLILRTEEMLSSIPQFLQQCRDYRVTVLDLPTAFWHQVTAELATANLAIPDSLRLVIIGGEKANRKHLTTWQQTIGQKVRLLNSYGPTETTIVATLCDLSVPTPGEVPIGKAIPQVQTYILDSNLQLVPVGTPGELYIGGVGVTRGYLKRPDLTAEKFIPNPYNSKPGERLYKTGDLVRYLPDGNIEFLGRIDHQVKIRGFRIELGEIETLLNQHPSVREAVVVAHRDRSDHQRLIAYVVGQYHPEKVEALDTQQTLQWQTVFDSLYKKFDTSQNSGFYIKGWESSYTGASIPDEQVHEWMKQTTGRILGLQPNRVLEIGCGGSGLMLFSISPHCQQYWATDPSQNALQILQQQLDTLEQPLAGVTLSQRSALDFDDVAENSFDGVLIVSVAQYFPSIDYLLQVLEKAVKAVEPGGFIFLGDVRSLPLLEAFHASVQLYRSPDNLSKEALQQRVQKQLFEEKQLVIDPAFFTALKQHLPKISHVDILLERGCSHNELTKFRYDVILHVDDQPTSTAEISWLDWHKQELTLSSVRCILEETAPQFLGITGVPNARTIADVQLVQWLANSEKPETVGEIKQCFRYLEDRGVEPEDFWALEKDLPYSVQITWSNTGAGDRYDVIFKRSTPDAAECLCLPAAVPPPSRPWHNYANTPWQGNLARERVPQLRDFLKEKLPEYMVPSTFIFLDALPLTPNGKVNRRVLPLPESYATQNNLYVAPETELQQTIADTWQTVLGIEKVSINDNFFDLGGHSLLISQVNAQLREKLQRDISVVEMFQYPSISLLAKHLSQEQQEQQSFQEIRTRSEKQKSALNRKKQTRNLRK from the coding sequence ATGAATCAATATTCTCATAGCTTTCAACCAAGCGATGTCTTCTCTGCGACAAGCTACACCAACGATGAATTTCGTCTCAGCAAATGTTCTACAGTTGTTGAACTCCTAGGTTTGAGAAGTTCTACCCAAGGAAATCAAGATATTTTCACTTTTTTACTAGATGGGGAAACAGAACAAGCGCAGCTAACTTATCAAGAGTTGGATAGGCTTGCTAGAAGAACTGCTGCACAATTGCAAGCTATGGGTTTAGCAGGGGAACGTGCTTTACTGCTTTATCCGGCGGGACTAGATTTTTTAATTGCTTTTTTCGGTTGTTTATATGCGGGAGTTGTAGCTGTTACTGCTTATCCTCCGAGAAATCAGCGTAACACACCGAGAATTCAGGCGATCGCTCAAGATGCACAAGCCGCGATCGCACTGACAACAACAGATATATTATCGAATGTGCAGTCTTTAATGAGTCAAAAGACTGACTTAACATCGTTGCAATGGCTGACAACGGATAATATTGCTCCAGGGATAGAAGACAATTGGCAACAACCCCATATTGATAGAAATAGTTTAGCCTTTCTGCAATATACCTCTGGCTCAACAGGAACACCCAAGGGTGTGATGATTAGTCATGGAAACTTACTGCACAATGCTCAAACAACTCGCCAATTTATGGAGCATTCGCCAGCCAGTAAGTTTGTGACTTGGCTACCGATGTACCATGATATGGGTCTAATTGGTGGGATATTGCAACCTTTGTATGGCGGTTTCCCTTGCATTATTATGCCGCCTGCGGCTTTTCTCCAACGTCCTTATCGTTGGTTGCAGGCAATTTCTCACTATCGCGGGACAACCAGTGGCGGCCCTAATTTTGCTTATGATTTATGTGTGCAGAAAATCACACCTGAACAGAAAGCAACTCTTGACTTAAGTAGTTGGAATGTAGCGTTTAATGGTGCAGAACCAATTCGCCACGATACATTAGAGCGGTTTGCAGAGGCTTTTGCAGAGTGTGGCTTCCGCAAAGAAGCTTTTTATCCTTGTTATGGTATGGCGGAAACAACTCTGATGGTTACTGGTGTAAAGAAGGCTGCGCCACCAAAAATCAAAGCATTGCAGAAATCTGCATTAGCATCTCATCAAGTTGTCGAGTCACCGGCGGTTGGGGGAGATGATACATCTTACTTTGTCGGTTGCGGTCAAATTATTCCCGACCAGAAGGTAGTAATTACCAATCCAGACACACTCAAAACTTGTCAACCTGATGAAATTGGGGAAATTTGGGTAGCTGGATTGAGTGTTGGTCAAGGATATTGGCATCGTCCAGCAGAAACCGCAGAGACATTCGGGGCTTATTTAGCAGATACCGGCGAAGGGCCATTCCTGCGGACAGGAGATTTAGGCTTTTTGCAAGATGGAGAATTATTTATTACAGGGAGAGCGAAAGATTTAATTATTATTCGTGGTCGCAACCTTTACCCGCAAGATATAGAATTAACGGCTGAACGCAGTCATTCATCCTTGCGTCTCGGTGCGAATGCCGCATTTACAATTTTAGTTAACCACGAAGAAAAGCTAGTAGTTGTACAAGAATTAGAGTTTCGCGCCAAGCCAAATTTAGAAACAGTCATTAATGCGATTCGTCAAGCGGTGACGGAAGAACATGAAGTACAAGTTTATGGAGTTGTTTTAATTAAACCAGGTACAATTTGCAAAACTTCCAGTGGTAAGATTCAACGCCGCGCAACTCGCGCACAGTTTGAGAATGGCGAACTCAGTATAGTTGCCAGCAATATTATAAAAACTAGTGATCTTGTCCAAGAGTCGATTCAATTACAGCATTCTCAACTGTTGACACTGGCTATACAAGAACGTCAGACAGTTTTAGAACAATATTTAATTGCACAGATAGCCAATATTTTAGCGATCGCACCAGATAATATTTCTCCCCAAGCGCCATTCAGCACCCTTGGACTAGATTCTTTAAAAGTATTTGAGTTGAAAAACCGGGTTGAGGTTGACTTAGAAGTAGAAATATCCATTGCAGACTTGTTTGAAGGGATGAGTCCGCGATCGCTGGCGGCTAAAATCCTCACACAGATAACAGCAGCAGCTTTCATTCCTGCTGTACCTCTAAAACCAATTCCACAAGCCGAAGTTTATCCTTTGTCTTTTGCACAGCAAAGACTATGGTTCCTCGACCGATTACAACCAGGGAACCCAGCTTACAATATTTCCTTAGCTGTAAATCTCCAAGGTGAGCTTGACATCATCTTGTTAGAACAAAGTTTAAACGAAATTGTCCGACGACATGAAGCCCTCAGAACCACATTGAATGTTGTCAACGGACAGCCAGTACAAATTATCACTCCTTCCCTCAAATTATTCTTATCAGTAATCGATTATCAAAAGCATATTGCATCCCCAGTCCAGCAATTCTTGACTGAGCAAAGCCAACAACCTTTTGATTTAACCAAGGGGCCATTATTACGTGCTGAACTTTTGCGCCTTGCACCACAAGAGCATATTTTATTACTGGAAATGCACCACATCATCTCTGATGGTTGGTCTAGTGAAGTCTTTTTACAAGAGATAGCATCGCTGTACAAAGCATTCTTAACTGGAACTGCTTCATCTTTACCAGAAATTTCTATCCAATACAAAGATTTTGCCCATTGGCAGAGACAATGGTTGCAAGGAGAAATTCTACAAACTCAACTTTCTTATTGGAAGAAACAACTGCAAGATATACCAACAGCATTACAATTACCCACTGACCGACCAAGACCGACGGTACAAACCTCAAATGGCGCTCAACAATCACTCGAATTGTCTGAAGTACTGATCAATAGACTCAAGGCGATCACGCATCAAAAGGGTGTAACTTTATATATGTTGCTATTGGCAGCATTTCAAACTTTCCTCTATCGCTACACCAGACAAGATGATATTGCTGTCGGTTCACCAATTGCTAACCGTAATCGTGATGAAATTAAAGGGTTAATTGGCTTTTTCGTCAATACTTTGGTGCTACGTACAGACCTGAGTGGCGACCCAACTTTTGACGAGTTACTTAAGCGAGTTAAAAAGGTAGCTTTAGAAGCCTACACACACCAGGATTTACCCTTTGACCAATTAGTAGAAGCAGTACAACCAGAACGCGATACCAGTCGCACACCCCTGTTTCAAGTCATGTTTAATATCCAAGATTACTCCAATTTACCAGAAATGCCTGGTTTGGCGGTAAGTTGGGTCAAAATCGACACCAAAACAGCACAGTTTGATTTGAGTCTTTCTATTGATATTACACATCAAGGAGTGGCGGCATCCTTCCATTACAATACTGACCTATTTGATGCTGCGACGATCGCGAAGATGCTGAGACACTTTGAGAATTTGCTCTCAGGAATTGCGGCTGATTCTCAAACTCGGCTATCTAATTTACCACTTTTGAGTGAGGTAGATCGTCAGGAGTTACTAGAATTTAGTACAAATCAATCGCAAATCTCCAATTACCAACCTCAACCGTGCATTCACCAACAATTTGCAGCCCAGGTAGAACAGACACCAGATGCAGTAGCAGTCATTTTTGGAAATCAGTCTTTAACTTACAGAGAGTTAAATCAGCGTTCAAATCAATTAGCAAACTACCTCAAAACCCTGGGAGTTAGACCAGAAGTTTTAGTAGGAATTTGTATAGAACGCTCTTTAGAGATGGTGGTTGGACTGTTGGCGATTCTCAAAGCCGGAGGTGCATATTTACCTCTCGATCCGGCTTATCCCCAAGAACGTCTCGCTTTGATGTTAAAAGATGCCCAGGTTTCAGTTTTACTCACTAAGTCAACACAAGCTGAGAAACTCCCCGAACATCAAGCTCAAGTCATTTGCTTAGATACAGACTGGGAAATTATTTCGCGTGAAAGCCCAGAAAACCCAATTCATCAGACACAACCGGAAAATCTCGCTTATGTAATTTATACATCCGGCTCCACGGGAAAACCCAAAGGGGTAATGATTCAGCACTATTCTTTAAGTAGTTATATCAATACTGCATGTATGGAGTTTGGATTGAAGGCGAGCGATCGCATTTTGCAATTTGCCTCCATCAGTTTTGATACTGCGGCGGAAGAAATATTTCCCTGTCTAGTTTGCGGTGCTAGTCTCATATTGCGGACAGAGGAAATGTTAAGTTCAATACCGCAATTTTTACAGCAATGCCGCGATTACAGAGTCACTGTTCTGGATTTACCTACCGCTTTTTGGCATCAAGTTACTGCTGAATTAGCAACAGCAAATTTGGCAATTCCTGATTCTCTGAGATTAGTGATTATTGGTGGCGAAAAAGCCAACAGAAAGCACTTGACAACTTGGCAGCAGACTATTGGTCAAAAAGTACGTCTTCTCAATAGCTACGGCCCTACAGAGACAACTATTGTGGCAACACTTTGTGACTTATCAGTACCAACACCGGGCGAAGTGCCAATTGGCAAAGCTATTCCTCAAGTTCAAACTTACATCCTCGACTCCAATCTACAACTAGTGCCTGTAGGAACTCCTGGCGAATTATATATTGGAGGTGTCGGTGTCACTAGAGGCTACCTGAAGCGACCAGACTTAACAGCAGAAAAGTTTATTCCTAATCCTTACAATTCAAAACCTGGAGAGCGTCTTTACAAAACAGGCGATTTAGTCCGCTACCTGCCTGATGGCAACATAGAATTTCTCGGACGTATTGATCATCAAGTTAAGATTCGAGGTTTCCGCATTGAATTAGGAGAAATAGAAACTTTACTAAATCAACACCCAAGTGTTCGAGAAGCGGTAGTTGTTGCTCATCGCGATCGCTCAGATCATCAGCGATTGATTGCTTATGTTGTCGGACAGTATCACCCAGAAAAAGTAGAAGCCTTAGACACTCAACAAACCTTGCAGTGGCAAACTGTCTTTGATAGTCTCTATAAAAAGTTTGATACTTCTCAAAACTCTGGTTTTTATATCAAAGGTTGGGAAAGCAGCTACACAGGAGCATCTATTCCAGATGAACAAGTGCATGAGTGGATGAAGCAAACCACCGGGCGCATCTTAGGTTTACAGCCCAACCGGGTTTTAGAAATCGGTTGTGGTGGTAGCGGACTAATGCTTTTCAGCATTTCCCCCCATTGTCAGCAATACTGGGCAACAGACCCCTCACAAAATGCCCTGCAAATTCTCCAACAGCAGTTAGACACCCTAGAGCAGCCATTAGCAGGAGTCACACTCAGTCAAAGAAGTGCTTTAGATTTTGATGATGTGGCAGAGAATAGCTTTGATGGCGTGTTAATTGTCTCTGTGGCTCAGTACTTCCCAAGCATTGACTATTTGCTCCAGGTTTTGGAGAAGGCAGTCAAAGCTGTAGAACCAGGTGGCTTCATTTTCCTGGGAGATGTTCGCAGTCTGCCCCTCTTAGAAGCCTTCCATGCCTCAGTTCAACTTTATCGATCTCCAGACAATCTTTCTAAAGAGGCCTTACAACAGCGTGTGCAGAAACAGTTGTTTGAAGAGAAACAATTAGTCATCGACCCCGCTTTCTTCACAGCCCTCAAACAGCATTTACCTAAAATCAGTCATGTTGACATTCTGCTAGAGCGTGGTTGTTCTCACAATGAATTAACTAAATTTCGTTACGACGTGATTCTTCATGTGGACGATCAACCAACTTCGACGGCGGAGATATCCTGGCTAGATTGGCACAAACAAGAGCTAACCCTTTCTTCCGTTCGCTGTATTCTAGAAGAAACTGCACCCCAATTTTTAGGTATTACTGGTGTACCGAATGCCCGCACGATCGCAGATGTTCAGCTCGTGCAGTGGTTGGCAAATAGTGAAAAACCAGAAACGGTAGGTGAGATCAAGCAGTGTTTCAGATATCTTGAAGATCGAGGCGTAGAGCCAGAAGACTTCTGGGCATTAGAAAAAGACCTCCCTTATTCAGTCCAAATTACCTGGTCAAACACTGGTGCGGGCGATCGCTATGATGTGATATTTAAGCGATCTACACCTGATGCTGCTGAGTGTTTATGTTTACCTGCTGCTGTACCTCCTCCATCTCGTCCTTGGCACAATTACGCTAACACTCCCTGGCAAGGAAACTTAGCGCGTGAACGAGTACCTCAACTCCGAGATTTTCTCAAAGAAAAACTACCTGAGTACATGGTGCCAAGTACTTTTATCTTCTTAGACGCACTACCTTTAACCCCAAATGGCAAAGTCAATCGTCGCGTCTTACCATTGCCAGAAAGTTACGCTACCCAAAACAACCTCTATGTAGCACCTGAAACAGAGCTACAGCAGACCATTGCTGATACATGGCAAACAGTACTAGGTATCGAAAAAGTTAGTATTAACGATAACTTTTTCGATTTGGGCGGACATTCTTTGTTGATTTCTCAGGTAAACGCCCAATTACGAGAAAAACTACAACGTGATATCTCAGTAGTAGAAATGTTTCAATATCCTAGTATTAGTTTGTTGGCCAAACATCTTAGTCAAGAACAGCAAGAACAACAGTCTTTTCAAGAAATTCGTACCCGTTCTGAAAAACAGAAATCGGCTTTAAACAGGAAAAAACAAACTCGTAATTTACGCAAATAA